Proteins encoded within one genomic window of Anopheles gambiae chromosome 3, idAnoGambNW_F1_1, whole genome shotgun sequence:
- the LOC1277638 gene encoding uncharacterized protein LOC1277638: protein MASVETKPKKADQAEENVDDKEDVEEEVVDENVPAGKKKKKRSRKPKKPAADEDSDDEALREALAERQAEDKKKVAAAEKAAKEQAKKNQKAVQAATATAPSATADAEEEEEGDEEGDDATGADGKKKRKKRNKKKGAAANTLVAPSVPIAEQFSDGKFPEGQIMQYPDSTTAKDRFTSEEKRALDRMHQDIYSELRQAAEAHRQTRQYMQKWIKPGMTMIEICEELENTARRLIGENGLEAGLAFPTGCSRNHCAAHYTPNAGDPTVLLYDDVTKIDFGTHIKGRIIDCAFTLSFNPKYDKLLEAVKEATETGIREAGIDVRLCDIGAAIQEVMESYEVELDGKTYQVKAIRNLNGHSISPYRIHAGKTVPIVKGGETTRMEENEFYAIETFGSTGRGLVHDDMDCSHYMKDFDAPKVPLRLQSSKSLLGLINRNFGTLAFCKRWLDRAGATKYQMALKDLCDKGIVEAYPPLCDVKGSYTAQYEHTIMLRPTCKEVVSRGDDY, encoded by the exons ATGGCGTCCGtcgaaacaaaaccgaaaaagGCTGATCAGGCGGAGGAAAATGTAGACGACAAGGAAGACGtcgaggaggaggtggtggaCGAAAATGTGCCCGCcggcaagaaaaagaaaaagcgatCCAGGAAACCGAAGAAGCCTG ctGCGGATGAAGATTCCGACGATGAAGCACTGAGGGAAGCGTTAGCGGAACGGCAAGCCGAGGACAAGAAGAAGGTGGCAGCGGCCGAGAAGGCCGCCAAGGAGCAGGCGAAAAAGAATCAAAAGGCAGTACAGGCCGCCACAGCCACCGCTCCTTCCGCCACGGCCGAcgcggaagaggaagaggagggcGATGAGGAGGGCGACGACGCGACCGGTGCAGATGGCAAGAAGAAGCGAAAGAAGCGCAACAAGAAGAAGGGCGCCGCCGCCAACACACTGGTCGCACCGTCCGTACCGATCGCGGAGCAGTTCTCCGACGGTAAGTTCCCGGAGGGACAGATTATGCAGTACCCGGATTCCACCACGGCGAAGGACCGGTTTACGAGCGAGGAGAAGCGTGCGCTCGACCGGATGCATCAGGACATTTACAGCGAGCTGCGCCAAGCGGCCGAAGCCCACCGACAGACGCGCCAGTACATGCAGAAGTGGATCAAGCCGGGCATGACGATGATCGAGATCTGCGAGGAGCTGGAAAACACGGCTCGCCGTCTGATCGGGGAGAATGGGCTGGAGGCGGGACTGGCCTTCCCGACCGGCTGCTCGCGCAATCACTGCGCCGCGCACTACACCCCGAACGCGGGCGATCCGACCGTGCTGCTGTACGACGACGTCACGAAGATCGACTTCGGCACGCACATCAAGGGCCGCATCATCGACTGTGCGTTCACGCTGTCCTTCAACCCGAAGTACGACAAGCTGCTCGAGGCGGTGAAGGAAGCGACCGAGACGGGCATCCGGGAGGCGGGCATCGACGTGAGGCTGTGCGACATCGGGGCCGCCATCCAGGAGGTGATGGAGTCGTACGAGGTCGAGCTGGACGGCAAGACGTACCAGGTGAAGGCGATCCGCAACCTGAACGGCCACTCGATCAGCCCGTACCGGATCCACGCCGGCAAGACGGTGCCGATCGTGAAGGGCGGCGAGACGACGCGCATGGAGGAGAACGAATTCTACGCGATCGAAACGTTCGGCTCGACCGGGCGCGGCCTGGTGCACGACGATATGGACTGCTCGCACTACATGAAGGATTTCGACGCTCCCAAGGTGCCGCTGCGGCTGCAGTCGTCCAAGAGTCTGCTCGGCCTGATCAATCGCAACTTCGGCACGCTGGCGTTCTGCAAGCGCTGGCTGGACCGGGCCGGCGCCACCAAGTACCAGATGGCGCTGAAGGACCTGTGCGACAAGGGCATCGTGGAGGCGTACCCGCCGCTGTGCGACGTGAAGGGAAGCTACACGGCCCAGTACGAGCACACGATTATGCTGCGGCCCACCTGCAAGGAGGTCGTGTCCCGCGGCGACGATTACTGA